Proteins from one Oryza sativa Japonica Group chromosome 12, ASM3414082v1 genomic window:
- the LOC9267625 gene encoding uncharacterized protein, with protein sequence MEEPPSSLSSPALPLDMVVEIAERSDPITLLRCAAACRHLRRVICGAAGFSRNLRLRNADGFVPGLLRGFFLQPRRPSPDPDYQPLRFVAAGHAIVGGGGGADQIRSFVSSSDHVYGSIHWRIEPVAARGGFVVLRTGDSSGKVCNPMTGYVRCIDMPRPWSSGSYLLLTGDDAGVTSELHPYRLLSVSLHLTGTGRERRRIHVEMEALSPDAGSWGPTTAIPVEIAGGGEYGSPRALLIRTPAVVDGVAYFLGGHPSLVFDLQYQRRQLPYDYFILCVDVSGETEIGSATSPATITRLPTELRLLSSCTGEADVSPGQLLLVPPSSCGGGDRKSLALLVGRRTQVEIWAMNFGGGCGASARSAPRLLSVSCTRVVDLTTTGVHRSPCSPPLPVPESDEVFVWSGEASGAVVLRLRGTLCLLDRRTMAVRALGEDFSEFRDGPNGVFLPYEIGVSSWVPSISP encoded by the coding sequence ATGGAGGAGCCGCCGTCCTCGTTGTCATCGCCGGCTCTGCCGCTCGACATGGTCGTGGAGATCGCCGAGCGCTCCGACCCCATCACGCTcctccgctgcgccgccgcgtgcAGGCACCTCCGCCGCGTCATCTgcggcgccgccggcttctCCCGCAACCTCCGCCTCCGCAACGCCGACGGCTTCGTCCCTGGCCTCCTCCGCGGCTTCTTCCTCCAGcctcgccgcccctcccccgacCCCGACTACCAGCCGCTACGTTTCGTCGCGGCTGGCCATgccatcgtcggcggcggcggtggcgccgatcAGATACGGTCCTTCGTGTCCAGCTCCGACCACGTGTATGGTTCTATCCATTGGCGCATCGAACccgtggcggcgcgcggtggctTCGTCGTCCTCCGGACCGGCGACTCCTCCGGCAAAGTGTGCAACCCTATGACGGGCTACGTGCGCTGCATCGACATGCCGAGGCCGTGGTCGTCCGGGTCCTACCTCCtgctcaccggcgacgacgccggagTCACCTCCGAGCTCCACCCGTACCGGCTTCTCTCCGTGAGCCTTCACCTGACCGGGACggggcgcgagcggcggcggattcACGTAGAGATGGAGGCCTTATCCCCGGACGCTGGCTCGTGGGGCCCAACCACCGCGATCCCTGTcgagatcgccggcggcggcgagtacgGCAGCCCGCGCGCCTTGCTGATCCGcacgcccgccgtcgtcgacggcgtcgcCTACTTCCTCGGCGGCCACCCATCGCTTGTCTTCGACCTCCAATACCAGCGCCGCCAGTTGCCCTACGACTACTTCATCCTCTGCGTCGACGTCTCCGGCGAAACCGAGATCGGGAGTGCAACATCTCCGGCGACGATCACGCGGTTGCCGACCGAACTCCGGCTGCTATCGTCGTGCACGGGCGAGGCAGACGTCTCGCCGGGGCAGCTCCTGCtggtgccgccgtcgtcgtgcggcggcggcgacaggaagTCGTTGGCGCTGCTCGTCGGCCGGAGGACGCAGGTGGAGATCTGGGCGATGAActtcggcggcggctgcggcgccaGCGCCAGGTCGGCCCCGCGTCTCTTGTCGGTGTCGTGCACGAGGGTCGTCGACTTGACGACGACGGGAGTGCACCGGAGTCCATGCTCCCCGCCGCTGCCGGTGCCGGAGTCGGACGAGGTGTTCGTGTGGtccggcgaggcgagcggcgcCGTGGTGCTCCGGCTCAGGGGGACGCTCTGCTTGCTGGACCGGCGGACGATGGCGGTCCGTGCGCTCGGCGAGGACTTCAGCGAGTTCCGTGATGGGCCTAACGGTGTGTTCCTGCCGTACGAGATTGGTGTTTCCAGTTGGGTTCCTTCGATATCTCCATGA
- the LOC4352184 gene encoding 11-beta-hydroxysteroid dehydrogenase A, with protein sequence MVDLVNGVLNWVATPAMVASLLLFYPPYYLFKTVHSFLSYLFPDDLARKVVLITGASSGIGEQLAYNYALNRASLVLVARREWSLRKVADQAFELGAPDVIILPGDVANPEDCKRFVQTAIDHYGRLDHLVCNAGIASVGAFQEIPDVTNYSSQFDVNFWGSVQSTFEALPHLKRSRGRIVVTASATGWNPVPRMTFYNAANAALINFYETLRTELGSQVGITIVTPGWIESEMSKGKFLKDHGEMEVDQEMRDAQIGLFPVEYAKNCAKAMVQAVRQGKRCLTVPPWFSTMYLWRVFAPEVVEFCYRLLYMHRHGGSQADAPSKKMAEAGGKKLLYPTSLRSDDIKDE encoded by the exons ATGGTGGATTTGGTGAACGGCGTGCTCAACTGGGTGGCGACGCCGGCCATGGTGGCCAGCCTGCTGCTCTTCTACCCGCCCTACTACCTCTTCAAGACCGTCCACTCCTTCCTCTCCTACCTCTTCCCCGACGACCTCGCCCGCAAGGTCGTCCTCATCACCGGCGCCTCCTCCGGCATCGGCGAG CAATTAGCATACAACTATGCTCTGAACCGGGCATCATTGGTCCTTGTTGCAAGAAGAGAATGGAGCCTGCGTAAAGTTGCCGATCAAGCGTTCGAGCTTGGAGCACCTGATGTGATCATTCTTCCGGGCGACGTTGCGAATCCTGAAGACTGCAAAAGATTTGTTCAGACCGCAATCGATCACTACGGGCGAT TGGACCATCTTGTGTGCAACGCTGGCATCGCAAGTGTTGGCGCGTTTCAGGAGATTCCAGATGTTACTAACTACAGCTCTCAATTT GATGTGAACTTCTGGGGTTCAGTTCAGTCAACTTTTGAAGCTCTCCCTCATCTGAAAAGGAGCCGAGGAAGAATCGTTGTTACTGCGTCGGCAACCGGATGGAATCCTGTTCCAAGAATGACCTTCTACAAT GCTGCCAATGCTGCACTGATAAACTTCTACGAGACGCTGCGGACAGAGCTTGGTAGCCAAGTTGGAATCACAATTGTAACACCTGGGTGGATCGAGTCTGAGATGTCAAAAGGGAAATTTCTCAAGGATCATGGTGAAATGGAGGTCGATCAAGAAATGCGAGAT gCTCAAATTGGTTTATTTCCCGTGGAGTACGCGAAGAATTGCGCAAAAGCCATGGTACAAGCGGTTCGGCAAGGGAAGCGTTGTCTCACCGTGCCACCATGGTTCAGCACAATGTACCTGTGGAGGGTATTCGCACCGGAGGTCGTCGAGTTCTGCTACCGCCTCCTGTACATGCACCGCCATGGTGGTAGCCAAGCTGATGCGCCGAGCAAGAAGATGGCTGAGGCTGGTGGAAAGAAGCTCTTGTATCCAACGTCGCTGCGCTCTGATGACATCAAGGATGAGTGA